A part of Amycolatopsis lurida genomic DNA contains:
- a CDS encoding ABC transporter substrate-binding protein, with translation MRRTVVALFAGIALLAAGCGNPLAGGAEGGATGDIIIGASDVGESLLLAQIYAGALRNAGAENVTVRPPVGSREVVVKALQDKSLSVVPDYSGNLLRYFDKETQATTPQDVYAQLKQKVPSGFEVLEQAPAEDKDLLVVRKELADSGIRTFSDLGKRCGEFVFGGPGQWSSRWKDKIETLYGCEFAEIRTTDTGGPVTVAALKSGDIQVADLFSTSSSIAANGFVPLVDDKNMFPAQNIVPLVAKGTLSPKEVDALNRVSAVLTTDELTELNVQFSEEKRNPLDVAEEFLRRHNLLAPA, from the coding sequence ATGCGGCGGACGGTGGTGGCGTTGTTCGCCGGGATCGCGCTCCTGGCGGCGGGCTGCGGCAATCCGCTCGCCGGAGGCGCCGAGGGCGGTGCGACCGGCGACATCATCATCGGCGCGTCCGACGTCGGGGAAAGCCTTCTGCTGGCCCAGATCTACGCGGGCGCGCTGCGCAACGCGGGCGCCGAGAACGTGACGGTGCGCCCGCCGGTCGGCAGTCGCGAGGTCGTCGTCAAGGCGCTCCAGGACAAATCGCTTTCGGTGGTGCCGGACTACAGCGGCAACCTGTTGCGCTACTTCGACAAGGAGACACAGGCGACCACGCCGCAGGACGTCTACGCACAGCTGAAACAGAAGGTGCCGTCCGGGTTCGAGGTCCTCGAACAAGCACCCGCGGAGGACAAGGACCTGCTGGTGGTGCGGAAGGAACTCGCCGATTCCGGGATCCGGACCTTCTCCGATCTCGGCAAGCGGTGCGGGGAATTCGTCTTCGGCGGCCCCGGCCAGTGGAGCAGCCGCTGGAAGGACAAGATCGAGACGCTCTACGGCTGCGAGTTCGCCGAGATCCGCACGACCGACACCGGCGGCCCGGTCACGGTCGCCGCGCTGAAGTCCGGCGACATCCAGGTCGCCGATCTGTTCAGCACGTCGTCGTCGATCGCCGCGAACGGGTTCGTCCCGCTGGTGGACGACAAGAACATGTTCCCCGCGCAGAACATCGTGCCGCTCGTCGCGAAGGGGACGTTGTCGCCGAAGGAAGTCGACGCGTTGAACCGGGTTTCGGCGGTGCTCACGACCGACGAGCTGACCGAGTTGAACGTCCAGTTCAGCGAGGAGAAGCGCAACCCGCTCGACGTCGCCGAGGAGTTCCTGCGCCGGCACAACCTCCTCGCGCCCGCCTGA
- a CDS encoding S8 family peptidase, which yields MNNSLGTLKRRLPAFGVAAAVAVLTALGGTTVASAAEGSIVNAGSDKAIKDSYIVVLKDGSSVEATAKSVTQRHGGTVEKTFASSVRGFSGALTEKQAKRVAADPAVAYVEQNQTVSISADQLNPPSWGLDRVDQQSLPLDQKYSYSTTASNVTAYVVDTGILTTHLDFGGRATHGRDTVDNDNDATDCQGHGTHVAGTIGGTAHGLAKGVKLVAVRVLNCSGSGTTAGVIAGVDWVTANAVKPAVANMSLGGGASTTLDQAVQRSIAAGITYGVAAGNDTGANACNVSPARTPEAITVGSTTNTDARSSFSNIGTCLDIFAPGSGITSTWLNNGTNTISGTSMATPHVVGAAALYASANPSATPKQVRDALVANGTKDKVTNPGTGSPNVLLYTGAGGGPGPEPTPCGTQTNSGVVAIPDAGAAVTSTITVANCARNASATTKVAVNITHTYVGDLVIDLVAPDGSSYRLKGSSNDSSDNINTTYTANVSSEAANGAWKLKVQDVYRVDTGSLNSWSLTV from the coding sequence TTGAACAATTCCCTGGGAACCTTGAAGAGACGACTGCCCGCCTTCGGTGTGGCCGCGGCCGTCGCCGTGCTGACGGCGCTGGGCGGAACCACCGTCGCGTCGGCGGCCGAGGGCTCGATCGTCAACGCGGGTAGCGACAAGGCGATCAAGGACAGCTACATCGTCGTGCTGAAGGACGGCTCGTCGGTCGAAGCCACCGCGAAGAGCGTGACCCAGCGCCACGGCGGCACGGTCGAGAAGACGTTCGCGTCTTCGGTCCGTGGTTTCTCCGGTGCGCTGACCGAAAAGCAGGCGAAGCGCGTCGCCGCCGACCCCGCCGTCGCCTACGTGGAGCAGAACCAGACCGTCTCGATCTCGGCGGACCAGCTGAACCCGCCGTCGTGGGGCCTGGACCGGGTCGACCAGCAGAGCCTTCCGCTCGACCAGAAGTACAGCTACAGCACCACGGCGTCGAACGTGACCGCGTATGTCGTCGACACCGGCATCCTCACCACGCACCTCGACTTCGGCGGACGCGCGACCCACGGCCGCGACACCGTCGACAACGACAACGACGCCACGGACTGCCAGGGTCACGGCACCCACGTCGCCGGCACCATCGGCGGTACCGCGCACGGTCTGGCCAAGGGCGTCAAACTCGTCGCCGTCCGCGTGCTGAACTGCTCCGGTTCCGGGACGACCGCCGGCGTCATCGCCGGTGTCGACTGGGTGACCGCGAATGCCGTCAAGCCCGCCGTCGCGAACATGAGCCTCGGTGGCGGCGCTTCGACGACCCTCGACCAGGCCGTCCAGCGGTCGATCGCGGCAGGCATCACCTACGGTGTCGCGGCCGGTAACGACACGGGTGCCAACGCCTGCAACGTCTCGCCCGCCCGTACGCCGGAAGCGATCACCGTCGGCTCGACGACGAACACGGACGCGCGGTCGAGCTTCTCCAACATCGGCACCTGCCTCGACATCTTCGCGCCGGGCAGCGGTATCACGTCGACGTGGCTGAACAACGGCACCAACACCATCAGCGGTACCTCGATGGCGACCCCGCACGTCGTGGGCGCGGCGGCTCTGTACGCCTCCGCCAACCCGTCGGCCACGCCGAAGCAGGTCCGTGACGCGCTGGTCGCCAACGGCACCAAGGACAAGGTGACCAACCCGGGCACCGGCTCGCCGAACGTGCTGCTCTACACGGGCGCCGGCGGTGGCCCCGGCCCCGAGCCGACCCCCTGCGGCACGCAGACCAACAGCGGCGTCGTCGCCATCCCCGACGCCGGTGCCGCGGTGACCAGCACGATCACCGTCGCGAACTGCGCCCGCAACGCCTCGGCCACCACCAAGGTCGCGGTGAACATCACGCACACCTACGTCGGTGACCTCGTCATCGACCTGGTCGCGCCGGACGGCAGCTCGTACCGCCTGAAGGGTTCGAGCAACGACTCGTCCGACAACATCAACACCACCTACACCGCCAACGTCTCGTCCGAGGCCGCCAACGGTGCCTGGAAGCTGAAGGTCCAGGACGTCTACCGGGTCGACACCGGCTCGCTCAACAGCTGGTCGCTGACCGTCTGA
- a CDS encoding bis-aminopropyl spermidine synthase family protein — translation MSSSVDDVLAAHGVHVRPLHQVISLLRTDWRDLGELVRISTAPRRSVEDVLNALGDDLERTESRFRLTPAAREKYARFEARDRKSDPDLLKVITSYVENVPAPLAALDHVQATPETVLNRALWLDERYDLGTAKLLFLGDHDLTSLAVRALRPDADLTVVDLDDRVLAYIDELSERSIRTLHTDLRVGLPPSVAGRMDLVFSDPPYTPEGMGLFAARGVQALSEPSDGRLLLAYGYSPRHPALGAQVQRALATLGLTFEAILPDFNRYFGAQAIGSAADLYVCQPTAKSKKNRGGKGKAAIYTHGPQSVESAGAAKPSLLDKLHEIATEGGLALESRPVDWSVSGPEGDAVAMDLSADPGPWLLRTLLGTNARRLALLVPNSHPDLTNAEAQAALNRLIGAKYKLRLLRSTPDNRHAIVVADAAGHQEELLTRAHARLANVSLDVPPDLTDARLIDLPRHRLAELLA, via the coding sequence GTGAGTTCCTCCGTCGATGACGTCCTCGCGGCGCACGGTGTCCACGTGCGACCGCTCCATCAGGTGATTTCCCTGCTCCGGACGGATTGGCGTGACCTCGGCGAACTGGTCCGGATCAGCACCGCGCCACGCCGGAGTGTCGAAGACGTCCTGAACGCGCTCGGCGACGACCTGGAGCGGACCGAGTCCCGCTTCCGGCTGACCCCCGCCGCGCGCGAGAAGTACGCGCGCTTCGAGGCACGGGACCGGAAATCAGACCCTGACCTGCTGAAGGTCATCACCAGCTACGTCGAGAACGTGCCCGCGCCGCTGGCCGCGCTGGACCACGTGCAGGCGACGCCGGAGACGGTGCTGAACCGGGCGCTGTGGCTCGACGAGCGGTACGACCTCGGTACGGCGAAGCTGCTGTTCCTCGGCGACCACGACCTCACTTCGCTGGCCGTGCGCGCGTTGCGGCCCGACGCGGACCTCACCGTCGTCGACCTCGACGATCGTGTTCTCGCCTACATCGACGAGCTCAGCGAGCGGTCCATCCGCACCCTGCACACGGATCTGCGCGTCGGCCTTCCCCCCTCGGTGGCCGGGCGGATGGATCTCGTGTTCAGTGATCCGCCTTACACCCCCGAAGGAATGGGCTTGTTCGCGGCGCGCGGGGTACAGGCGCTCAGCGAGCCCTCGGACGGGCGGCTGCTGCTCGCCTACGGCTACAGCCCCCGGCATCCCGCGCTGGGCGCGCAGGTGCAGCGGGCGCTCGCGACGCTCGGGCTGACCTTCGAGGCGATCCTGCCGGACTTCAACCGGTACTTCGGCGCGCAGGCGATCGGGAGCGCGGCCGACCTCTACGTCTGCCAGCCGACCGCGAAATCGAAGAAGAACCGCGGCGGCAAGGGGAAGGCCGCGATCTACACGCACGGCCCGCAGTCGGTGGAATCCGCCGGCGCGGCCAAGCCGTCACTGCTGGACAAGCTGCACGAGATCGCCACCGAAGGCGGGCTGGCGCTCGAGTCGCGCCCGGTCGACTGGTCCGTCTCCGGCCCGGAGGGCGACGCGGTCGCGATGGACCTCTCGGCCGACCCAGGGCCGTGGCTGCTGCGGACCCTGCTGGGCACCAACGCGCGGCGGCTGGCGCTGCTGGTCCCGAATTCGCATCCCGATCTGACGAACGCCGAGGCGCAGGCCGCGCTGAACCGGCTGATCGGCGCGAAGTACAAGCTGCGGCTGCTGCGGAGCACTCCGGACAACCGGCACGCCATCGTCGTGGCGGACGCCGCCGGTCACCAGGAAGAACTGCTGACCCGGGCGCACGCGCGGCTCGCGAACGTCTCACTGGACGTACCGCCGGACCTGACGGACGCGCGGCTGATCGACCTGCCTCGGCACCGGCTGGCCGAACTGCTCGCCTGA
- a CDS encoding NAD(P)-dependent malic enzyme: MTGTTMTTPVTDTEIFEGHEGGKLSVAATRPISSPRDLSVAYTPGVAKVSRAIAEDAAKAKRYTWADRLVVVVSDGTAVLGLGDIGASASLPVMEGKSVLFKTFGGLDSIPLVLDTTDVDEIIETLVRLRPSFGAVNLEDISAPRCFELEDRLKEVLDCPVMHDDQHGTAIVTLAALRGANQVLGKDISGQRVVVSGAGAAGVACARILQNAGVADVTVLDSRGIIHSGREGLNPIKQKLAETTNTAGLRGGLGEALKGADVFLGLSGATIDETLLAGMADDAIVFALSNPDPEVHPVAASRYAKIVATGRSDFPNQINNVLAFPGVFRGALDSGARAITENMKLAAADAIFAVAQDDLGPDRIVPSPLDPRVAPEVAAAVAKAAEADGVV; encoded by the coding sequence ATGACGGGAACCACGATGACCACGCCAGTGACGGACACCGAGATCTTCGAGGGCCACGAGGGCGGCAAGCTCTCCGTGGCCGCGACGCGCCCGATCTCCTCGCCCCGTGACCTCTCGGTCGCGTACACGCCTGGGGTGGCGAAGGTGAGCCGTGCGATCGCCGAGGACGCGGCCAAGGCGAAGCGGTACACGTGGGCGGACAGGCTGGTCGTGGTGGTCAGTGACGGTACGGCGGTGCTCGGCCTCGGTGACATCGGCGCGAGCGCCTCGCTGCCGGTCATGGAGGGCAAGTCGGTCCTGTTCAAGACCTTCGGCGGGCTCGACTCGATCCCGCTGGTGCTCGACACCACCGACGTCGACGAGATCATCGAGACCCTGGTCCGGCTGCGCCCGTCGTTCGGCGCGGTGAACCTGGAGGACATCTCGGCGCCGCGCTGCTTCGAGCTGGAGGACCGACTCAAGGAGGTCCTCGACTGCCCGGTCATGCACGACGACCAGCACGGCACGGCGATCGTCACGCTGGCCGCGCTGCGCGGGGCGAACCAGGTCCTCGGCAAGGACATCTCCGGCCAGCGCGTGGTCGTCTCGGGCGCGGGCGCGGCGGGGGTGGCCTGCGCCAGGATCCTGCAGAACGCCGGCGTCGCCGACGTCACCGTGCTCGACTCGCGCGGCATCATCCACTCCGGCCGCGAGGGCCTGAACCCGATCAAGCAGAAGCTCGCCGAGACCACGAACACGGCCGGCCTGCGTGGCGGCCTCGGCGAGGCGCTGAAGGGCGCCGACGTCTTCCTCGGCCTGTCCGGGGCGACCATCGACGAGACCCTGCTGGCCGGGATGGCCGACGACGCGATCGTGTTCGCGCTGTCGAACCCCGACCCGGAGGTTCACCCGGTCGCGGCGTCGCGGTATGCCAAGATCGTGGCGACCGGGCGCAGCGACTTCCCGAACCAGATCAACAACGTGCTGGCGTTCCCCGGTGTCTTCCGCGGCGCGCTCGACTCCGGCGCGCGGGCGATCACGGAGAACATGAAGCTGGCCGCGGCCGACGCGATCTTCGCCGTCGCGCAGGACGACCTCGGCCCGGACCGTATCGTCCCGAGCCCGCTGGACCCGCGCGTCGCGCCCGAGGTGGCCGCCGCGGTGGCGAAGGCCGCCGAGGCCGACGGCGTGGTGTGA
- a CDS encoding ABC transporter ATP-binding protein translates to MTIEFRGVTKRYPDGTVAVDDLNLTVEDGTITVFVGPSGCGKTTSLRMINRMVEPTSGTVLLDGKDVSDGDPALLRRGIGYVIQHAGLFPHRTVLDNVATVPLLSGWDKGKARKRAAELLETVGLPAELGKRYPAQLSGGQQQRVGVARALAADSPVLLMDEPFSAVDPIVREELQDELLRLQSQLGKTIVFVTHDIDEAVRLGDKIAVLRVGGVLAQYGTPSDVLRHPVDDFVASFVGKDRGYRGLSFLSADGIVVEEVKRVEVGKPAPGPSDDWRVAVNAEGQPRGWLRPGSTVDGELAETDLVAGGSLYVQGSPIRGALDAALSSPASLGVVVDADQKVLGVVRARQVLEVIEAPSLSS, encoded by the coding sequence GTGACTATCGAGTTCCGTGGCGTGACCAAGCGGTATCCGGACGGGACGGTCGCGGTCGACGACCTGAACCTCACCGTGGAGGACGGCACCATCACCGTCTTCGTCGGGCCGTCCGGCTGCGGCAAGACCACGTCGCTGCGGATGATCAACCGGATGGTGGAGCCGACTTCGGGCACGGTGCTGCTCGACGGCAAGGACGTCAGCGACGGTGATCCGGCGTTGCTGCGCCGCGGCATCGGTTACGTCATCCAGCACGCCGGCCTCTTTCCACACAGGACGGTCCTGGACAACGTCGCCACCGTGCCGCTGCTGTCCGGCTGGGACAAGGGCAAGGCGCGTAAACGCGCGGCCGAGCTGCTCGAAACCGTCGGCCTGCCCGCGGAACTCGGCAAGCGGTACCCCGCCCAGCTTTCCGGCGGCCAGCAACAGCGCGTCGGCGTCGCCAGGGCGCTCGCGGCGGATTCGCCGGTGCTGCTGATGGACGAGCCGTTCTCCGCCGTCGACCCGATCGTCCGCGAGGAACTGCAGGACGAACTGCTGCGCCTCCAGTCACAGCTGGGGAAGACGATCGTGTTCGTCACGCACGACATCGACGAGGCCGTGCGGCTCGGCGACAAGATCGCGGTGCTCCGCGTCGGCGGGGTGCTCGCGCAGTACGGCACGCCCTCGGACGTGTTGCGTCATCCCGTCGACGACTTCGTCGCGTCCTTCGTGGGCAAGGATCGCGGCTACCGCGGGCTTTCCTTCCTTTCGGCGGACGGGATCGTCGTCGAAGAAGTGAAGCGGGTCGAGGTCGGCAAGCCCGCCCCCGGGCCGTCCGACGACTGGCGGGTCGCGGTCAACGCCGAGGGCCAGCCGCGCGGCTGGCTGCGGCCGGGTTCCACTGTGGACGGTGAGCTCGCGGAGACCGATCTCGTCGCGGGCGGATCCCTGTACGTCCAGGGTTCGCCGATCCGGGGTGCGCTCGACGCGGCGCTTTCGTCGCCCGCGAGCCTCGGTGTCGTGGTCGACGCCGACCAGAAGGTCCTCGGCGTGGTCAGAGCCCGGCAAGTCCTCGAGGTGATCGAAGCGCCGTCGCTGAGTTCCTGA
- a CDS encoding DUF4190 domain-containing protein: protein MNEHPGLPMASVAPAPPYGPPPQQHKTSGLAIAALVLGLAGCLPLAVLPAIILGIIAITQTGQGKRPGRGLAIGGLVAAGVWTVGWVALLGNTMGNPDNYTASPPGASCAAPPSGHANACTLKPGDCFRQPAVTGTFTSVELTLCGDTHDTQAIGTFIAADGPWPGGGELKAEASAHCQRIMAKNVDRPRLDAAGVRADLSYLKPEREAWENGVRTVFCTIHTPGAELIGSVLAPGADLAVPTG from the coding sequence ATGAACGAACACCCCGGCCTGCCGATGGCAAGTGTCGCGCCCGCCCCGCCGTACGGCCCTCCACCGCAGCAGCACAAGACCAGCGGCCTGGCGATCGCCGCGCTCGTGCTCGGCTTGGCCGGTTGCCTTCCGCTGGCCGTGCTGCCCGCGATCATCCTGGGCATCATCGCGATCACCCAGACCGGTCAGGGGAAGCGGCCGGGCCGCGGCCTGGCGATCGGCGGTCTCGTGGCCGCAGGGGTCTGGACCGTCGGGTGGGTCGCCCTGCTCGGGAACACCATGGGAAACCCGGACAACTACACCGCGAGCCCGCCGGGCGCGAGTTGCGCGGCCCCGCCGTCCGGCCACGCCAACGCCTGCACCTTGAAGCCGGGCGATTGCTTCCGGCAGCCCGCGGTCACGGGGACTTTCACCAGCGTCGAACTCACCTTGTGCGGAGACACGCACGACACCCAGGCGATCGGGACCTTCATCGCGGCGGACGGCCCCTGGCCGGGCGGCGGAGAACTGAAAGCGGAAGCCTCGGCCCACTGTCAGCGGATCATGGCCAAGAACGTCGACCGTCCGCGACTCGACGCGGCCGGTGTCCGCGCCGACCTGAGCTACCTGAAGCCTGAGCGCGAAGCCTGGGAAAACGGTGTGCGCACGGTCTTCTGCACGATTCACACGCCCGGCGCGGAGCTGATCGGTTCCGTGCTCGCCCCCGGTGCCGATCTTGCCGTCCCTACCGGCTGA
- a CDS encoding GNAT family N-acetyltransferase, with product MLLRQETPADREAIHAVHLAAFEKLSVPVVEAKLVDELREDGDLIGALSIVAERDGEVVGHVCCSPAELGSDEKSTVGLGPLGVLPQHHASGVGSALVHAVLGAADALGYGAVVLLGDPNYYSRFGFVLAARHGITPPVAEWAPHFQVRTLRAYTPGLQGEFRYSPAFDRL from the coding sequence ATGCTGCTCCGACAGGAAACCCCGGCCGACCGCGAGGCGATCCACGCCGTCCATCTGGCCGCTTTCGAGAAACTCAGTGTCCCGGTGGTCGAGGCGAAACTCGTCGACGAACTGCGTGAGGACGGCGACCTGATCGGCGCACTGTCCATCGTGGCCGAACGGGACGGGGAGGTCGTCGGGCACGTCTGCTGCAGCCCGGCCGAACTCGGCTCGGACGAGAAGTCGACGGTCGGTCTCGGCCCGCTCGGAGTCCTGCCCCAGCACCACGCTTCGGGCGTCGGCTCCGCGCTCGTGCACGCCGTGCTCGGCGCGGCGGACGCCCTCGGCTACGGCGCCGTGGTCCTGCTGGGCGACCCGAACTACTACTCCCGCTTCGGCTTCGTGCTCGCCGCGCGGCACGGGATCACGCCGCCGGTCGCGGAATGGGCGCCGCACTTCCAGGTCCGCACCCTTCGCGCGTACACGCCTGGCCTCCAGGGCGAGTTCCGCTACTCGCCCGCTTTCGACCGCCTCTAG
- a CDS encoding SMP-30/gluconolactonase/LRE family protein, which produces MKTLLDGLKLPESARWHDGRLWLANWGGGQILAVTPGGESELIANVPTAMPITFDWLPDGRLLIVDGPNARLLNADLSTYADLSPVASLWNEVVVDGRGNAFVNGMNDFQAPGAIAVVTPDGEVRQVADGILFGNGMAVTPDDATLIVAESYGSRLTAFDIAEDGSLSGRRVWADLGGDHPDGICLDAEGAVWYADVAGKHCVRVREGGEVLQKVESDRGCFSCTLGGEDGRSLYVLAAEWHGWENPFGDGPTGQVQVTEIG; this is translated from the coding sequence ATGAAGACCCTGCTCGACGGCCTCAAGCTCCCCGAATCCGCCCGCTGGCACGACGGCCGTCTCTGGCTGGCGAACTGGGGTGGCGGTCAGATCCTCGCCGTCACGCCCGGCGGCGAGAGCGAACTGATCGCGAACGTGCCGACCGCGATGCCGATCACCTTCGATTGGCTCCCCGACGGCCGCCTTCTCATCGTCGACGGCCCGAACGCCCGCCTGCTCAACGCGGACCTGAGCACCTACGCGGATCTGAGCCCGGTCGCCTCCCTCTGGAACGAGGTCGTGGTCGACGGCCGCGGCAACGCCTTCGTCAACGGGATGAACGACTTCCAGGCGCCGGGCGCCATCGCCGTCGTCACCCCCGACGGCGAGGTGCGCCAGGTCGCCGACGGCATCCTGTTCGGCAACGGCATGGCCGTCACACCCGACGACGCGACACTGATCGTCGCCGAGTCGTACGGCAGCAGGCTCACCGCGTTCGACATCGCCGAGGACGGCTCGCTGTCCGGCAGGCGGGTGTGGGCCGACCTCGGCGGCGACCACCCGGACGGCATCTGCCTCGACGCCGAGGGAGCGGTCTGGTACGCGGACGTGGCCGGCAAGCACTGCGTCCGCGTCCGCGAAGGAGGCGAAGTACTTCAGAAGGTCGAGTCCGACCGGGGCTGCTTCTCCTGCACGCTCGGCGGCGAGGACGGGCGTTCGCTCTACGTCCTCGCCGCGGAGTGGCACGGCTGGGAGAACCCGTTCGGCGACGGGCCGACCGGGCAGGTCCAGGTCACCGAAATCGGCTAG
- a CDS encoding dTDP-4-dehydrorhamnose 3,5-epimerase family protein gives MHARRLSISGCFEFTPRVFPDHRGLFVAPYQEEAFVEAVGHRLRLGQTNTSVSRRGSIRGVHFADTPPGQAKYVYCPSGSMLDVIVDLRVGSPTFGEWTSVVLDSSEYKAVYIAEGLGHAFMALEDETIMAYLCSEPYNPTGEHGVNPMDADLALPWPQDIEPVVSEKDTTAPYLKEALEQGLLPQYADCVAYYEKLRAAN, from the coding sequence ATGCATGCAAGGCGCCTCAGCATCTCCGGCTGTTTCGAGTTCACCCCGCGGGTTTTCCCCGATCACCGCGGCCTGTTCGTGGCGCCGTACCAGGAAGAAGCGTTCGTCGAAGCGGTCGGGCACCGGCTACGCCTCGGGCAGACCAACACCAGCGTCTCGCGGCGCGGGTCCATCCGTGGCGTGCACTTCGCCGACACCCCGCCAGGCCAGGCGAAATACGTCTACTGCCCGAGCGGTTCGATGCTGGACGTCATCGTGGACCTCAGGGTCGGCTCGCCGACTTTCGGTGAATGGACGTCCGTGGTGCTCGACAGTTCCGAGTACAAAGCGGTCTACATCGCCGAAGGTCTCGGTCACGCCTTCATGGCGCTCGAAGACGAAACCATCATGGCGTACCTCTGCTCCGAGCCGTACAACCCGACGGGCGAGCACGGCGTCAACCCGATGGACGCCGATCTCGCGCTGCCATGGCCGCAGGACATCGAACCCGTGGTGTCCGAAAAGGACACCACGGCGCCCTACCTGAAAGAGGCCTTGGAGCAGGGACTGCTGCCGCAGTACGCCGACTGCGTGGCCTACTACGAGAAGCTGCGGGCCGCGAACTGA
- a CDS encoding ABC transporter permease: MGDFFAELGRYLGSANNRSQFIGDLLDHIYLSLVPLVLGLLIAVLAGWLGHRFAAVRSVLLVVSNLLYTIPSLALFVVIPGIIGSKILDSVNVIVALTVYTAALLVRPVLDALDAVPPHVVAAATAIGYKPARRFLAVELPLSVPVLAAGVRVASVSNISLVSVGALIGTGGLGVLFTDGFQREYFSPIVVGIVATLLLALIVDLVLVQLRNLLTPWDRVATTAGAK, translated from the coding sequence ATGGGGGACTTCTTCGCGGAGCTCGGCCGCTACCTGGGCAGCGCCAACAACAGGTCGCAGTTCATCGGCGACCTGCTCGATCACATCTATCTTTCGCTGGTCCCGCTGGTGCTGGGCCTGCTGATCGCGGTGCTGGCGGGCTGGCTCGGCCACCGGTTCGCGGCGGTGCGTTCCGTGCTGCTGGTGGTGTCGAACCTGCTGTACACGATCCCGTCGCTCGCCCTGTTCGTGGTGATCCCGGGCATCATCGGTTCGAAGATCCTCGACAGCGTCAACGTCATCGTCGCGCTCACCGTCTACACCGCCGCCCTGCTCGTGCGCCCGGTGCTGGACGCGCTCGACGCCGTCCCGCCGCACGTCGTCGCCGCGGCCACGGCGATCGGCTACAAACCCGCGCGCCGCTTCCTCGCCGTCGAGCTGCCGCTTTCGGTGCCGGTGCTCGCGGCGGGCGTCCGGGTGGCCTCGGTCAGCAACATCAGCCTGGTCAGCGTCGGCGCGCTGATCGGCACCGGCGGGCTCGGCGTGCTGTTCACCGACGGCTTCCAGCGCGAGTACTTCTCGCCGATCGTCGTCGGGATCGTCGCGACCCTGCTGCTCGCGCTGATCGTGGACCTCGTGCTGGTCCAGCTCCGCAATCTCCTCACACCCTGGGACCGGGTGGCGACCACGGCGGGGGCGAAATGA
- a CDS encoding ABC transporter permease, producing the protein MIGDVLNWFGDPAHWQGVDGVPARLLQHLGYTALALVFALLIAIPLGLYVGHTGRGAVLLVSGGNAIRALPTLGLVTFLFLLFTESELSTIIGLVVLAIPPILAGTYAGLQATDHGVVDAAQGIGMTGWQRLWKVEVPISLPLVLGGVRNSVLQLVATAAVAAYVGLGGLGRFLLDGLAILDYPQVVAGALLTTLLAVVLDLALAGVQRVLVPKGVRLAQAASGKKAKS; encoded by the coding sequence ATGATCGGCGACGTCCTGAACTGGTTCGGCGACCCGGCCCACTGGCAAGGCGTGGACGGCGTCCCGGCCCGGCTGCTGCAGCATCTCGGCTACACGGCGCTGGCACTGGTCTTCGCGCTGCTCATCGCGATCCCGCTCGGCCTCTACGTCGGGCATACGGGTCGCGGTGCGGTGCTGCTGGTGAGCGGCGGCAACGCGATCCGCGCGTTGCCGACGCTGGGTTTGGTGACCTTCCTGTTCCTGCTCTTCACCGAAAGCGAGCTCTCGACGATCATCGGGCTCGTGGTGCTCGCCATCCCGCCGATCCTCGCCGGGACGTACGCGGGCCTTCAGGCGACCGATCACGGCGTGGTCGACGCGGCGCAGGGCATCGGAATGACCGGCTGGCAACGATTGTGGAAGGTCGAGGTGCCCATCTCGCTGCCGCTGGTGCTCGGCGGAGTGCGGAACTCGGTGCTGCAGCTGGTGGCGACGGCCGCCGTGGCCGCCTACGTCGGGCTTGGTGGACTGGGTCGGTTCCTGCTCGACGGACTGGCCATTTTGGACTATCCGCAGGTGGTCGCGGGCGCACTGCTGACGACGTTGCTCGCGGTCGTGCTCGACCTCGCGCTGGCGGGTGTCCAGCGAGTGCTGGTGCCCAAGGGAGTTCGGCTGGCACAGGCCGCGAGCGGGAAGAAGGCGAAGTCATGA